The window aggttgtttccaaaatGACCATCGGCATCCTTTCCTCCAAAAActcccaccttactcttggggtgactcgaactcacaacctcttggttggaagtggagggtgcttaccatcggagcaacccaccttgtctaaATACTATTGAAAAGAGTCTTAAGAAAAACTTTTTGGGAATGTTTTCCTTACTTGggctaaaaaaaatattttctaatcttTGATTACTTGAAAAAATTAATAGTAATTAAAATTTGTTAGCTATGGACTTGGTCCACGTGCTAACATAGATAAACGCGGGCACATGATTTAAGTTCTATGAGTTCAACCCCGAAGATTTTTTGCCATGAACCCATTGAATTTTTAAAATTACGGGTTCAATAATACTATGTGTTACAATTTTACTAAAATTTTAAACATAAATTTATGGTTCACTTTGAAGGTACTAGATTCAGTATTGAACCCAGTATTACATCTCTACATCCCCTCTGAATATAGAAGTAATGTAAACTTGTAGTACAAAACGATGAAGTAGCATAATTATGAAGTACAAAAGTTGTACTTGATAGAAAAAACTCAAAGATTTTCAAACTATTGTCCTAAAAGTACTAAGTGATAGTACAATGTTGAAATACTACACTATTTCAGAACCATTCTTTATTTCTTTATATATCTAATCTATAAACCTACCAATTTTGACAAGTAAAAAGAGAGGCAGGGGATCCTCTAACTAGTGGAAGTGTTCAACAGGGTCAATCTGAGATCACATGTTTGgtacttttcttttttctctgtaATTGACAAGTGTGGTTCAATATCTCAATATGTGTTCTCAGGTCGCCCCTGTAGAGCTATATTTCACCGAGTAAGATGGTTTATCATGTTTGGTATATAATACATATAAATGAACAATGACTATTATATACTCGATCCTAACTTTTAGTGATGGTGCCAACTTGCTTCAAAGGTTTGACCAAGGTGAGCTTTAATACTCCACATATTAaaaatttgtttttcttttacaTAATTAGCAAAGAGTAGAAAAAAAATCTAACTGCATAGAAGTGATAAAGAGATCAACTGAACAGCAGTAGTCAAGAAATCACTTCTTCTCGTGACACTATAGTTTGAATTGTGATTGTACGCTAGTAACCAACTATGGCATATAACTGCAATAAAAAAAGGCAGTCCGATGCACAACGCCTCTCGTGTTCATGCAAAGTCCGAGTAAGGGCAGTACCCTAAAGGGTGTGATGTAAAGAAAACGAAATAATGTAATGAGGCTCATTTATGCAGAATGTTAGTAACAGATTTCAGAAATTATACAATTATTAGTTCTATATAATTTAAGATTTTTTCATGATTTCACTAGCTCAATAAAGTAAGGAGGTGTGTTTTCATATATACTATTACTTTGGAAACATGAGATAACTCTATAGGAGGGGAATCAAATAGCCATTTCAAGACTATTACAAAAGGAAGCTGTACTTAGGACATTGGAGATCAAGGTCCAATGCAACAAAATGCCAACATCTTCTTTTTCCTCTGCACCCAACAAAAGAAAAATAGGTAAGATAGCACGGGAGtttagaggcggatccaggattttatATTAATAGTTGCACATGAATACGAAATTCGTTTGTGTATGTATATAtgaatttttttcaaatatatgtatatatgttagaGTTTGAGTATGTCTACACCAGATGTCAGAAAGCTACATTTTCCCCCTATTGATACATACTTTGGCAAGTAGGCATTTGGTgtatcagaaaaatacatattatGCACTTCGGTAAGTTTCTTATTAAGAGTCTTATAATGCTTGATTGGTAAACAGAGACGGATTCAGGATTTTACATCATTGGAATCATATTCTTTTGTGATCATGAGCACAAACTTTGGGTGGGTATGCATGCCTAGTAGATAGGCATCCGTGTCCCCTTTTCATGCCGGTAGCATTAATAATAGTATCGTTTGGTAGTTTCCTATCCGCAGATTTCTTTTGCTATATATTATTTCTTTCGCTTTGATTATTCTATCACCTTATCTCTTTATCTTGTTGTTTCTGCCTTTTTTAATTTTTCCTTGAGTCGAGGTTTATCGGAAACGGTCTTTTTACCTTCACAAAGGtcggggtaaggtctgcgtacattttaccctccccagaccctactttgtgggattatactgttgttgtatatgtatatattttagaGTTGAAGGTAGCAATTGCGCCTGCACCAGATGCCACAGAGCTACATTTTCCCTATTGATAGTATATCTCAACAAGCCATATTATTCACTTGACATTTAATTTATATCCACTAATAGTATAAGAATTTATACACGACCATTGTAGTTTACAAAGAAAAGTAGGTTAGTTACCATTTTTATCAAGTTACTGATTAAACTTTATCATAGAGATTTATCTATAATTACCTTATAGTAGGTGATttgattgtgtaaatattttgTGCACCATCATCATTGGATAGAACTTGAACTCTTACGCACTTTGGTTGTGTACTTATGTTACTAAAAGGTATGTTTCTAAAAGTCTTATACTGCATAAAGTGAAGATCATTTTACCAATGTAAAAATGTGCTTCTGAGTTTAGTAAATAAGTCTTACCATGCAAGAATCTTCATGTTGCTTCCTAAGAGCTTCCTGCTCATGATCGATGCTAGGTGGTCGCGCTAAAAGATCATTGTTTTTGTGTTGCTTTCTGTTGACGCGAGCTTTAGAAAATTCGACAGTATAACTGGCAGCACCTCCAGTTTGTTGATCCCACATTCCAAATTGAGGTACAGACCTGTATCCATTTTTCTGCAGTTTCAACAGATTTGGAAAACCATTTAGTTAGAAACTCAGAGATAGAGATCAATACATCTTTTGTAAAATTCATTATGTGACATGAATGATGATTATGGAAATCTTTACTAATACAATATATATTGCATGATTAAACCATAAAAAGATGATAAACCACCAGCATTTGTTTGAGAAACTGCTGAGGAGGAAATAAGTTCAGATAGGGAATTTGACTTCTAGTTACATTAATTGTCATTTGTCAATTTTGGATGTTGTGAGGTTCTCATTGTGCAGGGCCATATGTGGTCACAATCAGGGGTGGATTTTGGGGGCGGAAGGGGTTCTCCGAAAAATTACACTATATATATACGGCAAAGTCCGATTTGTACctctatattttatattttaaatcccTTTGACATAGCCCAAAAGCATAGCTCAGGAGTCAAGGTGGTTCAAAACCTTTGTAAAGTCATTAGTTCAATTCCCACTTGCCACGATCTCTTTTAATATtttaactttttctttcttttgatctCCTTAGCGGAAATTCTGCTTCCACCACTAGTCAGAACAAAACCAGGTAATGAATTAGCAGCTGCAAAGTGAAGGATTCTAACAAAGGCACTCAAAAGAATGTTTGCTTCATCTGATATTTGGGAATAGTAGCATAGTTGTTTAATAGTCGTCCCTTCTTATAATATATTACAATATAGTTGTGCTTTGTCGTTCAGTCCCTTGCTTCTTCCCTCCTTCTCCTCATCTCAATGTAGGAAGCATACCCACTGCTCCCCTGCTGTGGCTGATAGCTGTTGCTGATGGGAGGTGGTTGGTATCCTGTGGAATTAGTTGAGATACGTGCAAACTGGCTTATACACCACAGTTATCAAAGAAAAAAAGGTGTCCCAGAACGAGGTAATTCAATTCTTTGATTTGTGGCGGAGAGTTTTAGAAGACTCGGTTATTAAAGATCTAACTGAAGTAATTCTTGAGCCACCTTTATCGCTATGTTGCTACAATCCTGTGctaaggatattcaacaatttacATAACTTTTCTTTTACCTATACGCGCAAGATAGTCATTCGACAAAAGGGATTCAATTGAAACCTTTAAAACCATGCAGCTGTACACTAATACTATATCACTACAGGAAAATGTGCAGCCAAGAATCTCATAATGCACCAGAATGAAAATACTTTTAGTTACCATATGTCAATGAATATGTCATTCAAATTAAGTATTCTTACCATATTGCTAGGGTCCTCTTGTTTCTTGCCAGGAAATTCCTGATCATTTGTCAACCCGTGGCGTGCGCCTAACCCATTTTTATGCTGCTGCTGCTGATCATTTGCCAATCCGTGGCGTGCACCTAAACCATTTTTATGCTGCTGGTGTTGCTGATGCTGCTGCTTGTTGGCGCGAGCTTGGGAAAATTCCATTGTATAACCAGAATTGGCCCCTGCTGCAGCCTTGTTATCCCATGCTCCAAATTGAGGGACATAAGTTGGACCATTTTTCTACAGAATATATGAATAAACATTTGGTCAGCAAATATATATGAAGTAGCTAGGTCTATTATCTTTGGTGA is drawn from Nicotiana tomentosiformis chromosome 12, ASM39032v3, whole genome shotgun sequence and contains these coding sequences:
- the LOC104098698 gene encoding uncharacterized protein produces the protein MEKRKEKNGPTYVPQFGAWDNKAAAGANSGYTMEFSQARANKQQHQQHQQHKNGLGARHGLANDQQQQHKNGLGARHGLTNDQEFPGKKQEDPSNMKNGYRSVPQFGMWDQQTGGAASYTVEFSKARVNRKQHKNNDLLARPPSIDHEQEALRKQHEDSCMRKKKMLAFCCIGP